The genomic window GCGGCCATGGCGAGCAGGCCGATACTTGCAGTTGCCGCGACGAACAGCAGCCATGGCACTAGGTTCATCCCTGCCGCACGTGCCCGAGGTGCAATCAGGAAAACCGCGATCCCGACTGCGAACAGCAGGTCCCACCAGACCTGCACGCCCCACAGGTTTTCCGTGTGATTGGTCCAGACCAGCAGCACGCCCTCGCGCGCGATCGTCACTGCGGTGAAGGCTGCGAACCCTGCCGCAAGGGCGGCTGCCAGAGTGGCGCTGCCGGTCTTCGGAGAACCTGCGAGGATGTAGCCGAACGCCATGACTATTGAGACGAGGCCGGCGGCGGCGAGGATTTCGTAAGCGGACACAGGCATTCCCCGATTCGAATGTAGCAGACGCTACACTTGTAGCCTTGTGTAGCAGTCGCTACAAGTGGGGCATGAAGACTGGCCGTATGTCGCGCGAAACCCTGCTTCCTGCGCTGGCTGCCCACGTCATGCAGAACGGGCTGGGAAGCTTGTCGCTTCGGCCGCTCGCCAGGTCGGCCGGCACCAGCGACCGGATGCTGATCTATCATTTCGGCAGCAAGGAAAGGCTGGTCGAAGCCTTGCTCGACTTCCTCGCGCTGCAGTTCACGCAGGCGCTCGATACGGCCTTTCCAGCCCGGCGATCGGTATCGCGGCGTGCCTGTGCGCAGACGGTGTTCGACATTACCGGCCAGCCCGAGTTCGCGCCCTTCTTCAGGGTCTGGTGGGACATCGTGGCAGGGTGCGCGGCCGGTGACAGGGCCCATCTCGACGCGGCTGGCAGGATAATGGACCGGCTGCTCGATTGGGTCGTCGACCACTTGCCAGAAAGCGATCCCGATCCTGCCGAGGGCGCGCGCGCGGTGCTGGCAGTGATCGAGGGGGCCCAAATGCTCAGGGCGGTCGGGCGCGGGTCCATCGGCCAAGCGGGGCTTTCCGCCCTCGAAGGCTGAGCCGCTTGCGGCACGCTTTGCGCGTGCTATCCCGCAGGCGATGAAAAAGACCACCGGTACAGATCGCTCGATCACTTCGAAGTGGCGGCCAGCCACGCAGGCCGTGCGCGGGGGCACCTGGCGTAGCGAGCATGGCGAGACCAGCGAGGCGCTGTTCCTCACCTCGGGCTATACCTACGACAACGCGCAGACCGTCGCCGATCGCTTTGCCGGCGAGGCGGAGGGCATGACCTATTCGCGCCTCCAGAACCCGACCGTCGCCATGCTGGAAGAGCGCATCGCGCTGATGGAAGGTGCCGAAGCGTGCCGTGCGCAGGCGAGCGGCATGTCGGCCATGACCACGGCGCTGCTGTGCCAGCTTTCGGCAGGCGACCATGTCGTGGGTGCACGCGCGGCCTTCGGCTCGTGCCGCTGGCTGCTCGACCACCTCCTCCCCCGCTTCGGTATCGAGACCACCGTCGTCGACAGCGCCGATGATGATGCGTGGGAAGCTGCCATTCGTCCCAACACCAAGGTCTTCTTTTTCGAGACCCCGGCCAATCCGACGCTCGACGTGGTCGACCTCGCCCATGTCTGCGCTGTCGCCAAGGCGCACGGCATCACGACGGTGGTCGACAATGCCTTTGCCACCAGCGCGCTGCAAAGGCCGATGGACTTCGGCGCCGACGTGGTCGCCTATTCCGCCACCAAGCTGATGGACGGGCAGGGCAGGGTCCTGGCGGGCGCGGTCTGCGCTTCGCAGGAGTGGATCGACGAGGTCCTGCTGCCGTTCCAGCGCAACACCGGCCCGAACATCGCGCCGTTCAATGCCTGGGTCGTCCTGAAGGGCCTCGAGACGCTGAGCCTGCGTGCCATGAAGCAGAGCGAGAATGCGGTTGCACTGGGCAAGGCGATCGAGGGCCGGGTGCCGAAGATGCTGCATCCCGGCCTAGCCAGCCACCCGCGTCATGAACTGGCGACACGGCAGATGACCGCGACAGGCCCGATTTTCGCCTTCGATGTCGGCGACCGCGCGACCGCGTTCCGTGTTCTCGATGCGCTGGAACTGGTCGATATTTCGAACAATATCGGCGATGCGCGCAGCCTCATGTGTCACCCTGCCAGCACGACCCATGCGGGCATGACGCAGGAAGCGCGCGACGAGATGGGCGTGACAGAGGGTCTGCTGCGTATCAACGTCGGGCTCGAGGACGTGGAGGACGTCAAGGAAGACCTCGAACGCGCCCTGGGGGCTGCGGGGCTGTGAGCAGGCCTGCCGCCCTTGTCGTCGGTGCAGGCGACGGGCTGGGCGGGGCCATCGCCAAGGCTTTTGCACGCGAAGGCCTGACTGCCTGCGTTACCCGCCGCCCGCGCCACGAGGACAAGCTTGCTGGGCTAGTGTCCGAAATCGAGGCCGAAGGGGGCAGCGCCATCGCTTTCGGGGTCGATGCGCGCGACGAGGAGGACACGATTGCCCTGTTCGAACGGATCGAGCGGGAAGTCGGCCCGCTCGAAGTGGTCGTTTTCAACATCGGCGCGAACGTGCGTTTCGGCATCCGCGACACGACCGCGCAGGTCTATCGCAAGGTGTGGGAAATGGCGGCCTTTGCCGGCTTCCTCGCAGGCAGGGAGGCGGCAAGGCGCATGGTGCCCCGCGGTCGGGGTTCGATCCTGTTTACCGGCGCAACCGCCAGCCTGCGCGGCGGGGCGGGGTTTTCCGCATTTGCCGGGGCGAAACATGCTCTGCGGGCCTTGGCGCAATCGATGGCGCGCGAACTGGGCCCCGAGGGCATCCATGTCGCCCATGTCGTGATCGACGGTGCGGTGGACGGCGATTTCATCCGCGGCCTCTACCCCGATTGGGAGGAAAGGCTGGCGGAAGACCGGCTGCTAGTGCCGGCGAGTATCGCGGAAGAATATGTGCGGCTCTGGAAACAGCCGCGTAACGCATGGACGAACGAGCTGGACCTGCGCCCGTGGAAGGAGCAATTCTGATGAGCAAGACGGTCGAATTCATTCTCGATCTGGCCGCGCCCAATGGCTACCTCGCCTGGTATCCGCTGAAGGATATCGTGGCACGCACGGGCGCAGAATTGCTCGTGACACCCGTCTTCCTCGGCGGGATGCACAAGCTGACCGGGAACGCGCCGCCGATGATGCGCGACGCGAACGTGAAGGGGAAGGTCCCCTATGCCGCGCTCGAATTCCAGCGCTTTCTCGACCGCCACGCGATGACGAAATTCCGGATGCATCCGGCGCTGCCGTTCAATTCGATCCTGCTGCAGCGCGTCCTTGTGGCGGCGAAAGACCAGCAGGAGATGCAGGCGCTCGTCGATGCGTTCCAGCCGGCGGTGTGGGAGCAGAACATC from Qipengyuania gaetbuli includes these protein-coding regions:
- a CDS encoding TetR/AcrR family transcriptional regulator, yielding MKTGRMSRETLLPALAAHVMQNGLGSLSLRPLARSAGTSDRMLIYHFGSKERLVEALLDFLALQFTQALDTAFPARRSVSRRACAQTVFDITGQPEFAPFFRVWWDIVAGCAAGDRAHLDAAGRIMDRLLDWVVDHLPESDPDPAEGARAVLAVIEGAQMLRAVGRGSIGQAGLSALEG
- a CDS encoding trans-sulfuration enzyme family protein produces the protein MKKTTGTDRSITSKWRPATQAVRGGTWRSEHGETSEALFLTSGYTYDNAQTVADRFAGEAEGMTYSRLQNPTVAMLEERIALMEGAEACRAQASGMSAMTTALLCQLSAGDHVVGARAAFGSCRWLLDHLLPRFGIETTVVDSADDDAWEAAIRPNTKVFFFETPANPTLDVVDLAHVCAVAKAHGITTVVDNAFATSALQRPMDFGADVVAYSATKLMDGQGRVLAGAVCASQEWIDEVLLPFQRNTGPNIAPFNAWVVLKGLETLSLRAMKQSENAVALGKAIEGRVPKMLHPGLASHPRHELATRQMTATGPIFAFDVGDRATAFRVLDALELVDISNNIGDARSLMCHPASTTHAGMTQEARDEMGVTEGLLRINVGLEDVEDVKEDLERALGAAGL
- a CDS encoding SDR family oxidoreductase; the encoded protein is MSRPAALVVGAGDGLGGAIAKAFAREGLTACVTRRPRHEDKLAGLVSEIEAEGGSAIAFGVDARDEEDTIALFERIEREVGPLEVVVFNIGANVRFGIRDTTAQVYRKVWEMAAFAGFLAGREAARRMVPRGRGSILFTGATASLRGGAGFSAFAGAKHALRALAQSMARELGPEGIHVAHVVIDGAVDGDFIRGLYPDWEERLAEDRLLVPASIAEEYVRLWKQPRNAWTNELDLRPWKEQF
- a CDS encoding 2-hydroxychromene-2-carboxylate isomerase, which encodes MSKTVEFILDLAAPNGYLAWYPLKDIVARTGAELLVTPVFLGGMHKLTGNAPPMMRDANVKGKVPYAALEFQRFLDRHAMTKFRMHPALPFNSILLQRVLVAAKDQQEMQALVDAFQPAVWEQNIDCSDVEAVGGVLAESGFDAQRLLGATQDAEVKQRLVDNTSQAVERGAFGIPTFFVGSEMWFGKERLGQLEEYLTGGKP